From a single Anaerolineales bacterium genomic region:
- a CDS encoding GNAT family N-acetyltransferase codes for MKILETNRLLLRHLIMDDLNELFALYSDPEIRKYFPEGVLNYEETKEELEWHMNGHPRRPELGLWATIHKETGKFIGRCGLLPWTLDGQDEVEIAYLLDKAYWKQGLATEAAQDILQYGFEQLNLSRLICMIDPENIASQRVAERIGMTFERKVDGYEGDNIPFYIYSIARKE; via the coding sequence ATGAAAATACTCGAAACGAACAGACTACTTCTCCGCCATCTCATCATGGATGACCTGAATGAACTCTTTGCTTTATACAGCGACCCTGAAATCCGGAAATATTTCCCCGAAGGCGTCCTGAATTACGAAGAAACAAAAGAAGAGCTCGAATGGCACATGAACGGGCATCCCCGCCGTCCCGAACTGGGGTTGTGGGCGACCATCCATAAGGAAACGGGGAAATTCATCGGACGCTGCGGACTGCTGCCATGGACGCTTGATGGGCAGGATGAAGTGGAGATCGCTTATTTGCTCGATAAGGCATATTGGAAACAAGGGCTTGCGACAGAAGCCGCGCAAGACATCCTTCAATACGGGTTTGAACAACTAAATCTATCCCGCCTGATCTGTATGATCGATCCCGAGAATATCGCATCCCAGCGGGTTGCCGAAAGAATTGGAATGACCTTCGAGAGAAAAGTGGACGGATATGAAGGGGATAACATTCCTTTTTATATCTATTCCATCGCCCGCAAGGAGTGA
- a CDS encoding CoA-transferase, protein MPELKYSSAELMIINAARLLRDGDTVFVGVGQPNLACNLAKRTHAPNLVMIYEAGVIGAEPARLPLSIGDPTLVSGALSVVSMYDIFANYLQRGNVDVGFMGGAQIDKYGNINATVIGDYAQPKVRLPGSGGSQEIAAWANRCYIMTPHQKRRFPEKVEFMTSAGFIGGKDDRKNAGLRGGGMLAVVTDIGILEPDENGEMTLTALHPGKTAEDAKANTGWDLKVAAQLKTTEPVTKKELRILREELDPTGIYLKGAA, encoded by the coding sequence ATGCCCGAACTCAAATACTCTTCCGCCGAATTGATGATCATCAACGCCGCACGCCTTTTGCGTGACGGCGATACGGTCTTCGTCGGCGTCGGTCAGCCCAACCTCGCCTGCAACCTTGCCAAACGGACGCACGCTCCCAACCTCGTCATGATCTACGAAGCGGGCGTCATCGGCGCGGAGCCTGCCCGCCTGCCGCTCTCCATCGGCGACCCCACCCTCGTCAGCGGCGCGCTTTCAGTGGTCAGCATGTACGATATCTTCGCCAACTATCTCCAACGCGGCAATGTGGATGTGGGCTTCATGGGCGGCGCGCAGATTGACAAATATGGCAATATCAACGCCACCGTCATCGGTGACTACGCGCAACCTAAGGTCCGTCTGCCCGGTTCGGGCGGCTCGCAGGAAATCGCAGCGTGGGCGAACCGTTGTTACATCATGACGCCCCATCAGAAACGCCGCTTCCCGGAAAAAGTGGAATTCATGACCTCCGCCGGATTTATCGGAGGGAAGGATGACCGCAAAAATGCCGGTCTGCGCGGCGGCGGGATGCTCGCCGTCGTCACCGACATCGGCATTCTCGAACCCGACGAGAACGGTGAAATGACCTTAACCGCCCTGCATCCCGGAAAAACCGCCGAAGACGCCAAAGCCAACACCGGCTGGGATCTGAAAGTCGCGGCACAACTGAAAACGACCGAGCCGGTCACTAAAAAAGAACTGAGAATCCTGCGTGAAGAACTCGACCCGACCGGTATTTATCTCAAAGGCGCGGCATAG
- a CDS encoding AAA family ATPase — MSDLFDHAMQERMKSEAPLAARMRPRTLDEYIGQEHIVGEGKLLRRAIEADRLFSSIILWGPPGTGKTTLAQVIANTTKSHFVTISAILAGKADLRIVIDEALERRRLHNERTILFVDEVHRWNKAQQDALLPHVENGTFTLIGATTENPYFEVIKALISRSRVFQLRNLNQAETGTLLDRALADKKRGYGSKRIKLDLDARSHLIEVSSGDARNALNALELAVESTTPDNDGVIHITLDVAQESIQRRAVLYDKDGDAHYDTISAFIKSVRGSDPDAALYWLAKMIYAGEDPKFIIRRLIILAGEDIGLADPMGLVVASSAAQAFDYIGLPEGIYPIVEATLYLATAPKSNGTSAYFKAMKKIEEEGQVSVPRHLMDGNRDAAAMGHGKDYVYPHEFEGHFTPQQYLPKRLLGTYFYSPSQEGYEAQVTARLDMWREAQRKALGITEIRNVPGMSEEQIQEMKRKIK, encoded by the coding sequence ATGTCCGATCTCTTCGACCACGCCATGCAGGAACGTATGAAAAGCGAAGCGCCGCTCGCGGCACGAATGCGTCCGCGCACACTGGATGAATATATCGGGCAGGAGCATATCGTCGGGGAAGGCAAACTCCTGCGCCGCGCCATCGAAGCCGACCGGCTTTTCTCTTCCATCATTTTGTGGGGACCGCCCGGCACAGGCAAGACCACCCTTGCGCAAGTCATCGCAAATACCACCAAAAGTCATTTCGTTACCATCTCTGCCATCCTGGCAGGCAAAGCCGACCTGCGGATCGTCATTGACGAAGCGCTCGAACGCCGCCGCCTGCATAACGAAAGAACGATCCTGTTCGTGGATGAAGTCCACCGCTGGAACAAGGCACAGCAGGATGCGCTCCTGCCCCACGTCGAAAACGGCACGTTCACGCTTATCGGCGCGACCACTGAAAACCCATATTTCGAAGTCATCAAGGCGCTGATCTCGCGCTCGCGCGTCTTCCAACTGCGGAATTTGAATCAGGCGGAGACAGGCACCCTGTTGGATCGCGCTCTCGCGGACAAGAAACGCGGCTACGGGAGCAAACGCATCAAACTGGACCTCGATGCCAGATCCCACTTAATTGAAGTTTCCTCCGGCGACGCCCGCAATGCCCTCAACGCCCTCGAACTGGCAGTCGAATCCACCACGCCCGACAATGACGGCGTCATCCATATCACATTAGATGTGGCGCAAGAGTCCATTCAACGCCGTGCCGTCTTGTACGACAAAGATGGCGACGCACATTACGACACCATCTCCGCCTTCATCAAATCCGTGCGCGGAAGCGACCCCGACGCCGCGTTATATTGGCTTGCAAAAATGATCTACGCCGGTGAAGACCCGAAGTTTATCATTCGCCGTCTCATTATTCTGGCTGGTGAGGATATCGGTCTGGCGGACCCGATGGGATTGGTCGTGGCGTCATCCGCCGCGCAGGCATTTGACTACATCGGTCTGCCCGAGGGCATCTACCCCATCGTCGAAGCGACGTTGTATCTCGCCACTGCGCCTAAATCCAATGGCACAAGTGCATATTTCAAAGCGATGAAGAAGATCGAGGAAGAGGGACAGGTCTCCGTGCCGCGCCACCTGATGGACGGCAACCGCGACGCAGCTGCAATGGGACACGGCAAAGATTACGTCTATCCGCATGAGTTCGAGGGGCATTTCACGCCTCAACAATATTTACCAAAGCGCCTGCTCGGCACATACTTTTACTCCCCATCGCAGGAGGGATATGAGGCGCAGGTCACTGCGCGGCTTGACATGTGGAGAGAGGCACAGCGCAAGGCATTGGGGATCACGGAGATCAGAAATGTCCCCGGCATGAGCGAAGAACAAATCCAAGAGATGAAGAGGAAGATCAAATAA
- a CDS encoding STAS domain-containing protein, whose product MEIKVTAEFGKVPVTVVHVDGNIDSSTYQAFQDKVTGLINDGAQDVLVDLSHTPLVSSAGLRAIHDIFNQLRAANNEIDDEAMRQGISAGTYKSKHLKLLNLSPATKVAFETAGFDMYIETFTDLSTAVASF is encoded by the coding sequence ATGGAAATCAAAGTTACCGCCGAATTTGGGAAAGTCCCGGTCACCGTCGTGCATGTGGATGGAAATATCGACTCTTCAACCTATCAGGCTTTTCAAGATAAAGTGACGGGTCTGATCAACGACGGCGCACAGGATGTTCTCGTGGACCTTAGCCACACGCCCCTTGTCAGCAGCGCAGGATTGCGCGCCATTCATGATATCTTCAATCAACTCCGCGCGGCTAACAATGAAATTGACGATGAAGCAATGCGCCAGGGCATCAGCGCGGGGACGTACAAATCAAAGCACCTGAAACTGCTCAACCTTTCCCCTGCCACAAAGGTTGCATTCGAAACCGCCGGGTTCGACATGTACATCGAGACCTTCACCGACCTGTCAACCGCCGTCGCTTCCTTCTGA
- a CDS encoding Smr/MutS family protein, which translates to MAKLKLDLHEIYNRGDKIDAELNRIVEEAIDRKIALVEIIPGKGSGQLKKKVLRFLNQGHIKKLYHRVEKDDKNFGRIFIHFRF; encoded by the coding sequence ATGGCAAAGCTGAAACTCGACCTGCACGAGATCTACAACCGCGGAGACAAGATCGACGCGGAACTGAACCGCATCGTGGAGGAAGCCATTGACCGGAAGATCGCGCTGGTGGAGATCATCCCCGGCAAAGGCAGCGGACAGCTCAAGAAAAAAGTTTTGCGTTTTTTGAATCAAGGGCACATCAAAAAGTTGTATCACCGTGTGGAGAAGGACGATAAAAACTTCGGGCGGATATTTATTCATTTCAGGTTCTAA
- a CDS encoding HAD family hydrolase, which translates to MRTSPVRHILFDLGGTLMYARGDWEPIHERADQALVDSLRTHDIHIEPRHFRARLHQYYEQREKDFQETTYHFVLRELLTELGHAEVAESVLRSALDAMYSVTQSNWQLEADAVETLKTLKSNQYRLGIFSNAGDDKDVQQLIENFGIRDHFDFVLTSAACFYRKPHERAFEISLAQWNITPQEAAMVGDSLEADIIGAKQVGMTAIWITRRASFTDEEMRRIKPDFSLRKLSELSPTLDMLSLSRR; encoded by the coding sequence ATGAGAACCTCTCCCGTTCGCCACATCCTATTTGACCTGGGCGGAACGCTCATGTACGCCCGCGGCGATTGGGAGCCGATCCACGAGCGCGCAGATCAGGCGCTGGTCGATTCGCTGCGCACGCACGATATTCACATCGAGCCGCGGCATTTCCGCGCGCGCCTGCACCAATACTACGAACAACGCGAAAAGGATTTTCAGGAAACCACCTATCATTTCGTCCTGCGCGAATTGCTCACAGAGTTGGGTCATGCCGAGGTCGCAGAATCAGTCCTCAGGTCCGCGTTGGATGCGATGTACTCCGTCACTCAAAGCAACTGGCAGCTTGAAGCGGATGCGGTCGAGACTCTCAAGACCTTGAAATCCAATCAATATCGGCTTGGTATTTTTTCCAACGCGGGCGATGACAAGGACGTGCAGCAGCTCATTGAAAATTTCGGCATCCGCGATCACTTCGATTTCGTGCTGACATCCGCCGCGTGCTTTTACCGCAAGCCGCATGAACGCGCATTCGAGATCTCGCTCGCACAGTGGAACATCACGCCGCAGGAAGCCGCGATGGTCGGTGACAGCCTTGAAGCGGATATCATCGGGGCGAAGCAGGTCGGGATGACCGCGATCTGGATCACGCGCCGCGCAAGTTTTACGGACGAGGAAATGCGCCGCATCAAACCGGACTTCAGCCTGCGCAAACTCTCCGAGCTTTCTCCCACCCTCGATATGCTCTCCCTATCCCGCCGCTGA
- a CDS encoding DMT family transporter, protein MSQNRILPYAALAVGISALSLSAMFVRWADAPGAMTGFYRLLISTILMFPLFVRQQSRREKIDRKFLLFPIIGGVFTALDFTLWNTSVQYTTAANATLLGNTSPLWVALIALFLFRERLRGSFWIGLALALTGAMLVVGSNFLQTPTLGFGDLLASTAAIFYALYQLTTQRGRKHIDPFRYTWLVGVSATVCMFVINFVWGNSFTGYSAQTWLVFLATAVVSQMIGYLSISYALGHLPASVVAPTLIGQPILTAILAIPLLGEIPAPVQWLGGAVALAGIYIVNQSHVKLTKETPNA, encoded by the coding sequence ATGTCTCAAAACCGAATCCTTCCATATGCCGCGCTTGCGGTGGGCATCAGCGCGCTAAGTCTCTCCGCCATGTTCGTGCGCTGGGCGGACGCACCCGGCGCCATGACAGGCTTCTATCGTCTGCTCATTTCCACAATTTTGATGTTCCCCTTGTTCGTCAGGCAGCAAAGCCGCCGCGAAAAAATCGATCGGAAATTCTTGCTCTTTCCGATCATCGGCGGCGTGTTCACAGCTTTGGATTTCACGCTCTGGAACACATCCGTACAGTACACAACGGCGGCGAACGCGACCTTACTGGGAAATACATCCCCGCTATGGGTTGCGCTGATCGCCCTGTTCCTGTTCCGCGAAAGACTGCGCGGAAGTTTCTGGATCGGTTTGGCGCTGGCATTGACCGGCGCAATGCTGGTCGTTGGCAGTAATTTTCTGCAAACCCCCACGCTTGGTTTCGGCGACCTGCTGGCAAGCACCGCAGCGATCTTTTACGCGCTCTACCAGCTCACAACCCAGCGCGGACGCAAACACATCGATCCGTTCCGCTACACATGGCTGGTGGGAGTCAGCGCCACAGTTTGTATGTTCGTCATCAATTTCGTATGGGGAAACTCCTTCACAGGGTACTCCGCGCAGACCTGGCTGGTATTCCTCGCCACCGCCGTTGTCTCGCAAATGATCGGCTATCTCTCCATCTCCTATGCGTTGGGACATCTGCCGGCATCCGTTGTCGCACCGACATTGATCGGTCAACCGATTCTGACCGCCATCCTTGCCATTCCCCTGCTCGGTGAAATCCCTGCGCCAGTCCAGTGGCTGGGCGGAGCGGTGGCGCTGGCGGGAATTTATATCGTCAACCAGTCACATGTTAAATTGACCAAGGAAACGCCGAACGCATAA
- a CDS encoding histidine phosphatase family protein, giving the protein MPLLLLIRHGENDYVKTGKMAGRIPGVHLNERGQKQAQALGEALRSIPLKAVYASPLERAMETAAPIAESHKLTIYQEPDLMDTHVGKWQGRSWKVLRLMKAWKIVQEAPSRFRFPEGESFPETQLRIVNVLERIVRKYNKPKDVVAVVFHADPIKLAVAHFLGMPLDQFQRLGCDTGSLTALHVNEMGAHLMKLNQRPPFDFLPAKK; this is encoded by the coding sequence ATGCCTTTATTATTGTTGATCCGACACGGCGAGAATGATTACGTAAAAACAGGGAAAATGGCAGGACGAATTCCCGGCGTGCACCTGAATGAAAGGGGACAAAAGCAGGCACAGGCGTTGGGGGAAGCGCTGCGCAGCATCCCGCTTAAGGCGGTATATGCAAGTCCGCTGGAGCGGGCAATGGAAACCGCGGCTCCGATCGCCGAGTCTCACAAATTGACCATTTATCAGGAGCCCGACTTGATGGATACGCATGTCGGGAAGTGGCAGGGCAGATCATGGAAGGTGCTGCGGCTGATGAAGGCGTGGAAGATCGTGCAGGAAGCGCCGTCGCGGTTCCGTTTTCCCGAAGGCGAATCGTTCCCTGAAACACAATTGCGGATCGTGAACGTGCTGGAGCGGATCGTGCGGAAATACAACAAACCAAAGGACGTTGTGGCAGTCGTCTTCCATGCCGACCCGATCAAGCTGGCAGTGGCGCATTTTCTCGGCATGCCGCTCGATCAATTCCAGCGGCTGGGGTGTGACACCGGCTCGCTCACCGCACTGCATGTCAATGAGATGGGCGCGCATTTGATGAAACTGAACCAGCGTCCGCCGTTCGATTTCCTGCCGGCGAAAAAATAA